One genomic window of Ruminococcus gauvreauii includes the following:
- a CDS encoding ATP-binding cassette domain-containing protein codes for MQGEILRIEHLSKSNHSQNVLRSVSFQVLPGRKAALLSNPLEKQCMIDILFGGDNPDTGKIFVNEVLCGKNIPENLANGGIYYLASRMDLIPNMTVARNLFLSIPGLIHDVWIRDRVLIREVSRLLKEYGMKDISPKARVKSLSYCQILCLEIIIAVQKGAKLIVFDDVFNQIGENGFKDIEKMIEFLHEKNISVLLFSNRYHTLFASFDSLIILQNGVTTGILKRNKITVHNFTRYYSPAAAQKPAGKGLKKSVLTIKTKELEFSMDRGDILGVWSLDGDYLMRVGKQRWELLSGKSEDGTDIAVSMNGYRPDKIYKDMSLIDNITYLANDKVSNALGIINKRLQRHMAHYSLALIHSEYLMEQYKNRKNLRGITLIDQLKVITAKWLCVTPQVFIYINPFIILDESTIMEFREILEDLTRLKISVIIMSVNHAWLELTCDAVVSIGEKQ; via the coding sequence ATGCAAGGTGAGATTTTGAGAATCGAACACTTAAGTAAAAGTAATCATTCGCAGAATGTATTGCGGTCGGTATCCTTTCAGGTTTTGCCCGGAAGAAAGGCGGCGCTGCTTTCGAATCCGCTGGAAAAGCAATGTATGATCGATATCCTTTTTGGAGGTGACAATCCGGACACCGGAAAGATATTTGTAAATGAAGTATTATGCGGTAAAAATATTCCTGAAAATCTCGCAAACGGCGGAATCTATTATCTTGCATCCAGGATGGATCTGATTCCGAATATGACGGTGGCAAGGAATCTGTTTCTCAGCATCCCGGGGCTGATCCACGATGTCTGGATCAGGGACAGGGTATTGATCAGGGAAGTATCCAGACTGTTAAAGGAATATGGTATGAAGGACATCTCGCCGAAAGCGCGCGTAAAATCCTTGTCTTATTGTCAAATACTATGCCTTGAGATCATCATAGCAGTTCAGAAAGGGGCAAAGTTAATTGTATTTGATGATGTGTTTAATCAGATCGGTGAAAATGGTTTCAAAGACATTGAGAAAATGATTGAATTTTTGCACGAAAAGAATATCAGCGTTTTGCTTTTTTCTAACCGCTACCACACGCTGTTTGCCTCTTTTGATTCGCTGATCATTCTGCAGAATGGAGTGACAACCGGAATCCTGAAGCGGAACAAAATTACGGTTCATAATTTCACGCGGTATTATTCTCCGGCGGCGGCTCAAAAACCGGCGGGTAAGGGTTTAAAAAAGTCTGTTTTGACCATTAAGACGAAAGAATTAGAATTCTCAATGGACAGAGGAGACATCCTGGGCGTGTGGAGCCTGGACGGGGACTATCTGATGCGGGTTGGAAAACAAAGATGGGAACTGCTGTCTGGAAAAAGTGAAGACGGCACCGATATAGCAGTCTCAATGAATGGATACAGACCGGATAAAATCTATAAGGATATGAGCCTGATCGACAATATTACATACCTGGCGAATGATAAAGTCAGCAATGCACTGGGGATTATCAATAAAAGGCTGCAGCGCCATATGGCGCATTATTCTTTGGCATTAATCCATTCAGAATATCTGATGGAACAATATAAAAACAGAAAGAATTTAAGAGGAATCACACTGATCGATCAGTTAAAGGTGATCACTGCGAAATGGCTTTGTGTCACACCGCAGGTCTTTATTTATATCAATCCCTTTATCATACTGGATGAGTCAACGATCATGGAGTTCCGGGAGATTCTGGAGGATCTGACGCGATTAAAGATTTCGGTTATCATCATGTCTGTCAACCATGCATGGCTCGAACTGACGTGTGATGCGGTGGTTTCGATTGGGGAAAAACAGTAA
- a CDS encoding sensor histidine kinase — translation MKSSRTRFPIKYLFMLPYLLLLAVGIYYHNGILLSGIFIVCVSGFCIYRQLFCKVVTKIDAIKEHYTLSVPEQIDKDYIKYLCFILDMVDHTLDTEYSNQLMRKQAEFDSMKSQINPHFLYNTLDSIRGYALQEKAPIAADMIEILSRIFRYTISQKNDIIMIREELAMAGDYLAIQKYRLNNQVVLNVTIQNNEEQLLDCRVPKLIIQPFIENAVKHGMKDNVQDFHIDIDVSTVGDRMIISVTDDGCGMTTEQLALLNDKLYSNEYGKSGSSVKSQKGSGIAIVNVNARIKLLYGETYGVTAYSTQGIGSCFEITMPYDRENQICKVRF, via the coding sequence GTGAAAAGTTCTAGGACCAGGTTTCCAATAAAATACCTGTTTATGCTACCGTATCTTTTGCTTCTGGCAGTGGGAATCTATTATCATAACGGTATACTGCTGTCGGGGATTTTTATTGTATGCGTCAGTGGGTTTTGCATATACAGACAGTTGTTTTGCAAAGTTGTAACGAAGATAGACGCGATAAAAGAACATTATACGTTAAGTGTCCCGGAACAGATCGATAAAGACTATATCAAATATCTTTGTTTTATTCTTGATATGGTAGATCACACGCTGGATACGGAGTATTCGAATCAGCTGATGAGAAAGCAGGCGGAATTCGACAGTATGAAAAGTCAGATCAATCCTCATTTTCTCTATAATACGCTGGATTCCATACGGGGGTATGCTCTGCAGGAAAAGGCACCGATTGCAGCGGATATGATAGAAATCCTGTCAAGAATCTTCCGATATACGATCAGCCAGAAAAATGACATCATTATGATAAGAGAAGAACTGGCAATGGCTGGAGATTATCTGGCGATACAGAAATACCGTCTAAACAATCAGGTTGTTTTGAATGTAACCATTCAAAATAATGAGGAGCAATTATTGGATTGCCGGGTCCCTAAACTGATCATTCAGCCGTTTATCGAAAATGCCGTGAAACATGGTATGAAAGATAATGTTCAGGATTTTCACATTGATATCGACGTCAGCACCGTTGGTGACAGAATGATTATTTCTGTTACGGATGATGGGTGCGGAATGACTACGGAACAGCTGGCATTGCTAAATGACAAACTGTACTCCAACGAGTATGGAAAGAGCGGTTCGAGTGTGAAATCTCAAAAGGGGAGCGGCATTGCAATCGTCAATGTGAATGCAAGAATTAAGCTGCTCTACGGCGAAACATATGGAGTCACGGCGTACAGCACTCAGGGGATCGGAAGTTGTTTTGAGATTACAATGCCGTATGACAGGGAGAATCAGATATGCAAGGTGAGATTTTGA
- a CDS encoding response regulator transcription factor, with the protein MQKLLIVEDEKSIFFLLNSCILYDELGLELAGYAENGQMAYDMIMEKRPDIVITDITMPIIDGLELIERVQKQHVNPKFIIVSGYAQFEFAKKAVKLGVRDYLLKPINSNELNKSLAQLAREISEDGSERTLLQSSDNHKEKIRTSFIMSILYRDVDFHGMTVQQINRDYFYSFQEGYFCSVVMKVDYYSDIVIGIRNHITDSLMIVIRECFSDICCEVSVAEHQENIYVILNLEESKQKTDEMRALCKRVLVRGKKLTEAYADTGITVCLGKTVSDVCELPDSFESALHLLDMRIVRGADRVLDIHESGYHGSAEGSKYVLPAPLLHGLVEKVECNELTEVRGNISAIFQDVLNFCKREDVSVYKTLRGVMLNVLSVVKQKGNFPNEFMDIYQELSTELNKCSRYCDIISSLPEKMTAGMLKFRKDEQSEGSLIMKRVLEYISQNYDKQLKLEEAAEQVFITPAYLGIIFKKETGKNFTSYLTDLRMEKAKELLLDVRININEITYKVGYHNVRYFSRTFKEYVGITPKEYRKIHANRKY; encoded by the coding sequence ATGCAAAAGCTTTTGATCGTTGAAGATGAAAAAAGTATTTTTTTCTTGTTAAACAGCTGTATTTTATACGATGAACTGGGATTGGAACTGGCGGGTTATGCGGAAAATGGACAGATGGCATACGACATGATCATGGAAAAACGTCCGGACATTGTGATCACGGATATTACCATGCCGATCATAGATGGCCTGGAGCTAATTGAAAGGGTACAAAAGCAGCACGTGAATCCTAAGTTTATCATTGTGTCGGGATATGCACAGTTTGAGTTTGCAAAAAAAGCAGTTAAACTGGGTGTGAGAGATTATCTGTTAAAACCGATCAATTCCAACGAATTGAACAAATCACTGGCGCAGCTGGCCAGAGAAATTTCTGAAGATGGAAGTGAGAGGACACTGCTGCAAAGTTCAGATAACCATAAAGAAAAAATCCGCACCTCATTTATTATGAGCATCTTATACCGGGATGTTGATTTTCATGGTATGACTGTACAACAGATCAACCGGGATTATTTTTATTCTTTTCAGGAGGGGTATTTTTGTTCCGTCGTAATGAAGGTTGATTATTATTCGGACATTGTCATTGGTATTAGAAATCATATTACAGATAGCCTCATGATCGTTATCAGAGAATGTTTTTCTGATATCTGCTGTGAAGTCAGTGTGGCGGAACATCAGGAAAATATCTATGTTATATTAAATCTCGAAGAAAGTAAACAGAAAACAGATGAGATGAGAGCTCTGTGCAAGCGGGTGCTGGTAAGGGGGAAAAAACTGACAGAGGCTTATGCAGACACCGGTATTACCGTATGCCTTGGAAAGACAGTCTCAGATGTTTGTGAGCTGCCGGATTCGTTTGAATCAGCACTCCACCTACTGGATATGAGGATTGTCCGAGGCGCAGACCGGGTGTTGGACATCCATGAGTCTGGTTATCATGGAAGTGCGGAGGGGAGTAAATATGTGCTGCCTGCGCCCCTTCTTCACGGACTGGTTGAAAAAGTGGAATGCAATGAGCTCACAGAAGTCAGGGGAAACATATCGGCTATTTTCCAGGATGTATTGAACTTTTGTAAACGGGAAGACGTTTCCGTGTATAAAACGCTCCGGGGAGTAATGTTAAATGTACTTTCTGTTGTCAAGCAAAAAGGAAATTTTCCAAATGAGTTTATGGATATCTACCAGGAATTATCGACGGAGCTCAATAAATGTTCGAGATATTGTGATATTATCAGTTCTTTACCGGAGAAGATGACTGCAGGCATGCTGAAGTTTCGAAAAGACGAACAGTCGGAGGGTTCGCTGATTATGAAACGGGTTCTGGAGTACATTTCCCAGAATTACGATAAACAGCTGAAGCTTGAGGAGGCTGCAGAACAGGTATTTATTACGCCGGCATATCTTGGAATTATCTTTAAAAAAGAGACCGGGAAAAATTTCACATCATATCTTACGGATCTGCGAATGGAAAAAGCAAAGGAACTTCTGCTTGATGTGAGAATCAATATCAATGAAATCACCTATAAGGTTGGTTATCACAACGTGAGGTATTTCAGCAGAACCTTTAAAGAGTATGTTGGAATAACACCGAAAGAATACAGGAAGATTCATGCGAACAGAAAATATTAG
- a CDS encoding flavin reductase has protein sequence MSFSYFDVQRIFEETEREQKGDFTECLETYETTGFSHRWIQPPVACYFVTTMDKKGNVNCTPVSMGTAFQSAPPNMRWCYAFAMNNDRDGRKNLDETGECVISYYPYELLRESTIVGLPMPKGINEIDVAGLTPLPSKKVKPYGIAECVSNLEAKVIETVRVDGSTLYVFEIVAVSVKTDYMERDKVTPHEPGLGAADLLFEVSIKGNPPRLNYTRMDKRVYPTPDDIGCDERWIGTFEEWMDSEERRGKIDAETKEKILKLNDKWKRDPDPISNAKVKKKLTKHLKKICSDTTDLKKQLKKNITKAVSEQQKDHEAIRNKVGYYDFTHKLLKVTGSDAAAFLDKMFVANISGAGAGTAKYTTMLNESGEIIDDVIVFHIDANTYWISTLYIDELIAWFDRNRTYEAVSYKEITDITTMYAVQGPNSREVMNQILKNPIDELKHFHIEDNQIDDMKVKIARSGYTGELGYEIYCAPSDAAHIEQALEKYGRACGIRKINTDVIVTSIPREKGYVLMSDLAGTNPLEAGFGWTVDWNKEFVGKEALRRAKKKGVKRSLVGFLVPEVSANVQVGDDVKVNGRNVGKVTMFTYGYTIGQNIGYALIDTDKAEVGNVAVIGNSNTGAILTERCFYDVSNSRVRG, from the coding sequence ATGAGTTTTTCGTATTTTGATGTACAAAGAATATTTGAAGAGACCGAGAGAGAGCAGAAAGGGGATTTCACCGAGTGCCTGGAAACATATGAGACGACAGGATTCAGTCACAGATGGATTCAGCCGCCGGTAGCATGTTACTTTGTTACGACGATGGATAAGAAGGGCAATGTAAACTGTACTCCTGTGTCCATGGGAACAGCATTCCAGTCTGCGCCGCCTAACATGAGATGGTGCTATGCCTTTGCGATGAACAATGACCGTGATGGAAGAAAGAACCTGGATGAAACGGGAGAATGCGTCATCAGCTATTATCCATATGAACTGCTTCGTGAGAGTACCATTGTTGGTTTGCCAATGCCGAAAGGAATCAATGAAATCGACGTGGCAGGGCTGACACCGCTCCCGTCTAAGAAAGTAAAACCGTATGGCATCGCAGAATGCGTGTCAAATCTGGAGGCAAAAGTGATCGAAACCGTACGCGTAGACGGTTCCACCCTGTATGTGTTCGAGATCGTGGCAGTCAGCGTTAAGACAGACTATATGGAGCGGGACAAAGTCACACCGCATGAACCGGGTCTTGGAGCAGCTGATCTTCTGTTCGAAGTATCTATCAAGGGGAACCCGCCGCGTCTGAATTATACGCGTATGGATAAACGGGTCTACCCGACGCCGGATGATATCGGCTGTGATGAGCGCTGGATCGGTACATTTGAGGAATGGATGGATTCTGAGGAAAGACGTGGGAAGATCGACGCCGAAACCAAGGAAAAAATCCTGAAGTTAAATGACAAATGGAAACGGGATCCGGATCCGATTTCTAATGCAAAGGTAAAAAAGAAATTAACAAAGCATCTGAAAAAAATCTGCAGTGATACAACAGATCTGAAGAAACAATTAAAAAAAAACATAACAAAAGCGGTAAGTGAGCAGCAGAAGGATCATGAGGCAATTCGGAATAAAGTGGGATATTATGATTTCACACACAAACTGTTGAAAGTGACAGGCAGTGATGCGGCGGCATTTTTGGATAAGATGTTTGTTGCCAATATATCCGGTGCAGGTGCAGGAACCGCAAAATATACGACAATGCTGAACGAAAGCGGAGAGATCATTGATGATGTGATTGTGTTCCATATCGATGCGAATACATACTGGATATCAACACTGTACATTGATGAATTGATCGCATGGTTTGACCGGAACCGCACTTATGAGGCTGTGTCTTACAAAGAAATCACAGACATTACGACCATGTATGCGGTACAGGGACCAAACTCCAGGGAAGTGATGAACCAGATCCTGAAAAATCCGATCGATGAACTGAAACATTTTCACATTGAGGATAATCAGATCGATGACATGAAGGTTAAGATTGCCCGCAGCGGCTATACAGGAGAACTGGGATATGAGATTTACTGTGCGCCGTCGGATGCAGCCCACATTGAACAGGCGCTGGAGAAATATGGACGTGCCTGCGGTATCAGAAAAATCAATACGGATGTTATCGTAACAAGTATCCCGCGTGAGAAGGGATATGTTCTGATGAGTGATCTGGCGGGAACAAATCCCCTGGAGGCAGGGTTTGGATGGACGGTTGACTGGAATAAAGAGTTTGTCGGAAAAGAAGCCCTTCGGCGGGCAAAGAAAAAAGGAGTTAAACGTTCCCTGGTTGGTTTTCTGGTACCGGAAGTTTCTGCGAATGTTCAGGTTGGAGATGACGTAAAAGTCAACGGCAGGAATGTGGGTAAGGTTACGATGTTTACCTATGGATATACGATTGGCCAGAATATAGGATATGCCCTGATCGATACCGATAAGGCTGAGGTAGGAAATGTTGCTGTGATCGGTAATTCCAATACGGGAGCAATTCTGACCGAACGCTGCTTCTATGACGTTTCAAACTCCCGTGTCAGAGGATAG
- a CDS encoding LacI family DNA-binding transcriptional regulator: MAAQFGVSPSTVSNVLNNKNGVRGELREEIKSVLLHNGYTIKHNPTLISAKPRNLLFLYYQSANYQSLRNNDILPLTLHQIEQYCQAGGHRFIFKQATYHTLDSMLDRQNLPEIDGILMLGTEYYHKPSSAFYSCGKPIVILDGLCPEDPISTVNIDNTYGVCQLMKHICDMGHRRIGYIKSRMPFGCLRDRTNSLYATLSRFDIALDKKDILEVSADSGLIQDEVTHFFSNAEDLPTVFFADNDFLAVSSIQAITRLGYSVPDDISIVGFDDLDICTLLKPHLTTSRVDFGAMARAAIRHLMNLIEDPGLPVTKLTVTTEFVERDSVKKIV; the protein is encoded by the coding sequence ATTGCAGCACAGTTTGGGGTATCCCCCTCCACAGTTTCCAATGTGCTGAACAACAAAAACGGGGTGCGCGGCGAATTAAGAGAAGAGATCAAATCTGTTTTGCTTCATAACGGCTATACCATAAAGCATAATCCAACGCTTATTTCTGCAAAACCACGGAATCTTTTATTTCTCTATTACCAAAGCGCTAATTATCAGTCTCTGAGGAACAATGATATTCTTCCTCTTACGCTTCACCAGATAGAACAGTATTGCCAGGCGGGCGGTCATCGTTTTATCTTCAAGCAGGCAACCTACCATACCCTTGACTCCATGCTGGACAGACAGAATCTGCCGGAGATAGACGGCATCCTGATGCTCGGGACAGAATATTATCATAAACCGTCTTCCGCATTCTATTCCTGTGGAAAGCCCATCGTCATATTGGACGGATTATGTCCCGAAGATCCCATCAGCACCGTCAATATCGATAATACTTATGGTGTCTGTCAGCTGATGAAACATATCTGTGACATGGGACACAGACGGATCGGTTATATCAAAAGCCGCATGCCCTTCGGCTGCCTGCGGGACAGGACAAACAGCCTCTATGCAACATTGTCCCGCTTTGACATAGCGCTTGACAAAAAAGATATTCTGGAGGTAAGCGCTGACTCCGGGTTAATTCAGGATGAGGTCACGCACTTTTTTTCAAATGCAGAAGATCTGCCCACCGTTTTCTTTGCCGACAATGACTTTCTTGCAGTTTCCTCCATACAGGCCATCACACGGTTAGGATATTCCGTTCCGGATGATATATCGATTGTTGGCTTTGATGACCTGGATATTTGTACTTTATTAAAGCCGCACCTTACCACCTCAAGAGTAGATTTCGGCGCCATGGCACGGGCAGCCATCAGACATCTTATGAATCTTATTGAGGATCCGGGGCTTCCCGTAACAAAGCTTACCGTAACAACAGAATTTGTCGAACGGGATTCTGTGAAAAAAATCGTATGA
- a CDS encoding LacI family DNA-binding transcriptional regulator — protein MTIREIAAELNISPTAVSYVLNNKPGVRKELREKITKILIQNGYSIKEDAAQDLKKVPDLPKQQTILFLYYISERYLFLRNNNVLTLYLNAIEEICNRQSCNVITKSVTGDFLGDTLTNTDGIDGVILLGIELYERVIFNRFMCRKPFVLLDGYFPESPIDSVNVDNYIGLYQAVDYLYKKGHRRIGHIKSNMPYGCLPDRWRCFYEILDYFGMPFSKNYLAEVRMQSEFLQEDLQKYLRENKDLPTVFFADNDYMAISAMAGMQQAGYSIPDDFSIIGFDNADISTLLKPNLTTISLDFRGMAAEAVQRLFRLMEQPDLPIVKSTISPVFVERESVKDLT, from the coding sequence ATGACGATAAGAGAAATCGCAGCCGAACTAAACATATCACCTACTGCTGTTTCTTATGTACTCAACAACAAACCCGGAGTTCGTAAAGAACTCCGGGAAAAGATCACAAAGATTTTGATACAAAACGGTTATTCCATTAAAGAGGATGCCGCCCAGGACCTAAAAAAAGTTCCTGATCTGCCGAAACAACAGACTATTTTGTTTTTATATTATATCAGCGAGCGTTATCTGTTTCTCAGAAACAACAATGTATTAACACTCTATCTCAATGCCATTGAAGAAATCTGCAACAGACAAAGCTGCAATGTCATAACCAAAAGCGTCACCGGTGATTTTCTCGGTGATACACTGACAAACACGGATGGCATCGACGGTGTGATACTTTTGGGAATTGAGCTCTACGAAAGGGTTATTTTCAACCGCTTTATGTGCCGAAAACCCTTCGTCCTTCTCGATGGCTATTTTCCGGAATCTCCTATCGACAGTGTCAATGTGGATAACTATATTGGTCTGTATCAGGCAGTCGATTACCTTTATAAAAAAGGGCATCGCAGGATCGGACACATCAAAAGCAACATGCCCTATGGATGTCTGCCGGACCGCTGGCGCTGCTTTTACGAAATTTTGGATTACTTTGGAATGCCTTTTTCCAAAAACTATCTGGCGGAGGTAAGGATGCAGTCTGAGTTCTTGCAGGAAGATCTGCAGAAGTATCTGAGGGAAAACAAGGATCTTCCCACCGTTTTTTTTGCAGACAATGATTACATGGCCATCTCTGCCATGGCAGGGATGCAGCAGGCAGGCTACTCCATCCCGGACGATTTCTCCATCATCGGTTTTGACAATGCTGACATATCAACCCTGCTGAAGCCTAATCTGACCACGATCTCTCTGGATTTCCGCGGAATGGCGGCTGAAGCCGTACAACGCCTGTTCCGGTTAATGGAGCAGCCGGACCTTCCGATCGTGAAGAGTACGATCTCTCCTGTCTTTGTGGAGAGGGAGTCCGTAAAAGACTTAACTTAA
- a CDS encoding ABC transporter permease — translation MNEAAITVKKKFDVSNFLLSYGFYILFVVMFIVCGIISPYFLTRDNLMQIMWGATTLLVVAAGGTFVIVTGNMDMSVGSVALCSSAIAVYAMNHGAGFAQMVILIFVVGAVIGAINGVLVTYCKLNSMLATLGMMILLRGIALNITNGGAQTSLPPEFKMIADSRIGGISILILVSLIILLVFQCVLRKTRFGAYCYAIGCSEESAKRIGLPLKRVKMAVYILSGICAAFVGFVACCKVGTYSGTIGNEMEFDVVTVCVMGGTSLLGGRGNIFPGTFIGVVLLYLINNILALTGASPYIYPFAKGLVIFAAMYVDALKNFRKKRI, via the coding sequence ATGAATGAAGCAGCGATTACAGTGAAAAAGAAGTTTGATGTCTCAAATTTCCTGCTTTCCTATGGGTTTTATATTTTATTTGTTGTCATGTTCATAGTCTGTGGAATCATTTCTCCGTACTTTCTGACCAGAGATAATCTGATGCAGATTATGTGGGGGGCAACGACTTTGCTGGTGGTTGCCGCCGGCGGAACGTTTGTCATCGTCACAGGCAATATGGATATGAGTGTGGGTTCGGTGGCGCTCTGCAGCTCTGCAATTGCGGTTTATGCAATGAATCATGGCGCCGGTTTTGCCCAGATGGTGATCCTGATCTTTGTGGTAGGTGCGGTTATCGGTGCAATCAACGGCGTACTGGTTACCTACTGCAAGCTGAATTCCATGCTGGCGACCCTGGGTATGATGATACTTTTGCGCGGAATCGCGTTGAACATCACAAACGGCGGCGCTCAGACCAGCCTTCCCCCTGAGTTTAAGATGATCGCTGATTCCAGGATTGGAGGTATCTCGATCCTGATCCTTGTGTCGCTGATCATACTGCTGGTATTCCAGTGTGTGCTGCGAAAAACCAGATTTGGAGCGTACTGCTACGCAATCGGATGCAGCGAGGAGTCGGCGAAGCGCATCGGTCTTCCCTTAAAGAGAGTGAAGATGGCGGTTTATATTCTGTCAGGAATATGTGCGGCTTTTGTGGGGTTCGTCGCCTGCTGTAAGGTAGGCACTTACAGCGGAACCATCGGAAACGAGATGGAATTCGACGTCGTCACGGTGTGTGTGATGGGAGGCACCAGTCTTCTTGGGGGACGCGGAAATATTTTTCCCGGGACATTTATCGGAGTCGTGCTGCTGTATCTGATCAATAACATTCTCGCACTCACAGGCGCCTCACCTTATATCTATCCGTTTGCGAAAGGTCTGGTGATCTTCGCGGCGATGTATGTGGACGCACTGAAGAATTTCAGGAAGAAAAGGATTTAA
- a CDS encoding sugar ABC transporter ATP-binding protein, translated as MLEMNHITKQFPGVLALDDVTLKAEPGKVLALIGINGAGKSTLMNILGGILKQDKGEILIDGKSITMNSPKDAEKNGIAFIHQEPLFFASMSVAQNVFIGNLFKGAVPVLTDNAKAEEEAKKYLGLLGANDINPHSAMEDITIGARQMVEIARALAMGANIIIFDEPTSSLSLHEKNKLFEVINRLKNEGKIIIYISHFLDEITVLCDDYLVLRDGKMSGTGVVEGLQKADLVTMIIGQKPAAAEKKEAAHTTDEVILKVNQIISGNLLRGVSFELKKGEILGIWGLMGSGRTELVRAMLGLDRADAGDVFFKEEGGTLTKIRKNTLLKKIGYVTESRHYDGLFLNMDITNNCTAAKLDSYCSKRLKFVNVNKEAEETRDLIRKLNIKVPDEKTRASQLSGGNQQKVVFAKWLNKGAPVLVLDEPTRGVDVGSKMEIYKTIKKIAAEGTSVLLISSEVDEMVDLSDRVIVLQGGKIVESVEGSDINNNNLMELALGGGDAHE; from the coding sequence ATGCTGGAGATGAATCATATAACAAAGCAGTTTCCTGGCGTTTTAGCCCTTGATGACGTTACTTTAAAGGCTGAACCCGGAAAAGTACTGGCATTGATCGGAATCAACGGTGCAGGAAAGTCAACACTGATGAATATTCTCGGTGGAATTTTAAAGCAGGATAAGGGTGAAATTCTGATCGATGGAAAAAGTATTACGATGAATTCGCCTAAGGATGCAGAAAAAAATGGGATCGCATTTATTCATCAGGAACCATTGTTTTTCGCGTCAATGAGTGTTGCACAGAACGTCTTTATCGGAAACTTGTTTAAAGGTGCCGTGCCTGTTCTGACTGACAATGCAAAGGCGGAAGAAGAGGCAAAAAAATACCTGGGGCTCCTCGGGGCAAATGATATCAACCCCCACTCTGCGATGGAAGACATCACCATCGGCGCAAGACAGATGGTGGAGATTGCCCGTGCCCTGGCTATGGGTGCCAATATCATTATTTTTGATGAACCGACTTCTTCCTTAAGCCTGCATGAGAAAAATAAACTCTTTGAGGTGATTAACAGACTGAAGAATGAAGGAAAGATCATCATCTATATTTCACATTTTCTGGATGAAATCACAGTATTATGCGATGATTACCTGGTGCTTCGCGACGGAAAGATGAGCGGTACCGGTGTGGTAGAGGGACTTCAGAAAGCGGATTTGGTGACCATGATCATTGGACAGAAACCGGCTGCGGCTGAGAAGAAAGAAGCGGCTCACACGACCGATGAGGTTATTTTAAAGGTCAATCAGATCATCAGCGGAAATCTGCTGAGAGGGGTAAGTTTTGAATTAAAAAAAGGTGAAATTCTGGGGATCTGGGGACTGATGGGATCTGGCCGTACGGAACTGGTGCGTGCCATGCTTGGCCTGGATCGTGCCGATGCAGGAGATGTTTTTTTTAAGGAGGAAGGGGGGACTTTGACAAAAATCAGGAAAAATACCCTTCTTAAAAAGATTGGCTATGTAACTGAGAGCAGACATTATGACGGTCTGTTTTTAAATATGGATATTACAAATAACTGTACGGCGGCTAAGCTGGACAGCTACTGTTCCAAACGGTTAAAATTTGTTAATGTAAATAAGGAAGCAGAGGAGACCAGGGATCTGATCAGGAAGCTGAATATTAAAGTGCCGGACGAGAAGACCCGTGCGTCTCAGCTCTCCGGAGGAAATCAGCAGAAAGTAGTTTTCGCAAAATGGCTGAACAAGGGAGCGCCGGTGCTGGTCCTGGACGAGCCGACGAGGGGCGTTGATGTCGGTTCCAAAATGGAAATCTACAAAACAATCAAAAAAATAGCGGCAGAGGGGACTTCTGTCCTGCTCATCTCATCGGAGGTCGATGAGATGGTGGATTTATCGGATCGAGTCATTGTTCTTCAGGGTGGAAAGATCGTTGAGAGTGTGGAAGGATCTGATATTAACAATAATAACCTGATGGAATTAGCACTTGGTGGAGGAGATGCACATGAATGA